Genomic window (Deltaproteobacteria bacterium):
AAGTCTAATCGTAATTGCCAAGGAGAAGAAATGACCTCTGAAGAATCAGCCGCCGTTAAAAAATTAAAAAATCAGTATCATCGAATATCTAACAACCTGGACAAACTATTTTATGCCTGCGGGGATAATCCTTTTCTTAAAGAACAAGTGGAGGATAATAAAAAAGAAGCCTTGAAAAACTATATTCTCGCTCACAATCTGATCATTAACCAGAGTACCGTCAAGGTTAAGCAACTCATGGAAGTAGCGGACAAAACCCAGGAAGAAATCGATCAGGCACTTGAAGATCTGAAAAACATCAGGCAAACGCTGTTTGTAATCACCGAAGCAGTCAAGACTGTTGGAATAGCTGTTGCGAGTCTCTGACGGGAGTCCCCAGGGAAAGGCACTCATCGATTAAACCCTCATGACCCATTGGGTCACCACGAAGCATAAAAATCGGTTTCGCCAGACCTCGATTTTAATTTTTTATTGTTTACTTTGAGCTTTCAGCTTTCAGCTTTGAGCTATTTTCGAACTAAATTGATGATTATGTAATAACTCGTCATCCCCTTTATTATGATCCAATTCCTTGAGTCAGTTTGGCCTTTCTTTTTTATCTGAATTGGTGTATTTTCAGGGCGGATTTTCCTTTAGAACGAGTCTTCGGAACATCATTAGGAACCGGAGGGAACATTTATGCCCAGCACCCTGGAAAAACTTAAGGAACTTTTTGCAGCCAAGTTCGAATTCGACATTGAAGAGCTTAAACCTACGACGGTGATCGAATTTTTAGGCATCGATTCACTGGATATGATCGAATTCATGTTTGATATCGAAAATGAATTTAATATTAAAATTCCTGACCGGGAATTTAAGGTGACAACGATACAGGACATGGTAGAGGCTGTGGACCGGTTCGTCTTGGAACAAAGGGCCGGGTCATAAAGTTATAATATCTAATAAAGTTTCAAAAAGCTAACCAGATACAATTTAACCTGCTTTCGGAGATTCTATTATGAAACGGCGGGTCGCCATCACCGGGCTTGGCATTATTTCCCCTTGTGGAAATAATATCCCTGACTTTTCGGCCAATCTCCTGGCCGGCAAGTCGGGAGTCAGAAGGATCTCTTCAACCTATTCAAATCTCCTTTCAGTAAAAATTGCCGCTGAAGTCGATTTTAATCCCTTCGATTATTTTACTAAAAAACAAGTGTCTATAATGGATCGAACCGGCCAGTTCGCTTTAGCGGCCGCTTCTCAAGCCTGGAAAGATTCTGAACTCTCTCTTGAGCCGAAAGAAAAAGAACGGGCCGGCGTCTATATCGGTTCGGGTATGGGTGGGGGAAACTCCATAGAGGAAATGTACGATCAGCTTTTTAAACAGGGCGCCGATAGAGTGAAGCCTTTCACGGTGCTTATGGTGATGAATAACGCCTCGGCCTCCCACATATCGATAGAGTATGGTCTTTCCGGACCTTGTTTGACCTTATCCACGGCCTGTGCTTCGTCCGGAAACGCCATCGGGGAGGCCTTCCGGCAAATCAGAGACGGCTATGTGGACCTGATGATCGCCGGCGGGACCGAAGCCTTTTTGACCTATGGATGTTATCGAAGTTGGGAATCCCTGAGGATACTGGCCGAAGAAGATCCAGAGGACCCGTCAAAATCGTGTAAACCTTTTTCCAAAAACCGTACCGGTTTGGTAATGGGTGAAGGGGCGGCCATGGTGGTCCTTGAGGAGTTGGAACGGGCTGTCAGCCGGGGGGCACCTATCTACGCAGAACTCCTTGGTTATGGCTCAACCTCCGATGCCCTGCATCTGACTCGTCCCTCCCTCGAAGGGCAGGCGCGGGCCATGTCAGAGGGACTCCAAGAGGCCGGTTTATTGCCCGAAAAAATAGACTACATCAATGCCCATGGGACAGCAACCCAGTTGAATGATTTATTGGAGACCCAGGCCATCAAGAAGGTATTTGGCGAATACGCCTACAGGATTCCGGTCAGTTCCACCAAATCGATGCATGGCCATACCATGGGGGCCACCGGGGCCATTGAATTTATTGCCTCCCTGCTGGCCATAAAAAATCAGGCCATTCCCCCCACGATTAACCTGGACCATCCTGATCCGGAGTGCGACCTCGATTTTGTTCCGAACAACACCCGAAGAGGCGTTCAAGTCAAAACGGTAATGTCCAATTCCTTTGCTTTTGGAGGAACCAATGCCGTGCTCATTGCCGGGAAGATGGATGTCTAGACCTTCTCAGAAAACTCTTTAAAAAAGATTGAGTTGGGGGGAGGGGAATTTCGAAGGGGGAACATCTTCCTTGAATAATTTTACCTGACCATAGACCCCGTCATAACCCGGCTTGACCCCGATCCGGCCTTGACGGACCCGCATAATCCCTTCTACCAGGCGGTCCTCCATAAAAGACCGCAATGCTTCTTCCGGTAAATCCAAAAGGATTTGAAATTCAGAACCTCCCCGTTCGATCAATCGCAGATATTCTTTCCTGATCCTGCGGGATTGGACCCCGACTTCAAACACCTCGGCCAGTATTTCTTCCAGAGGGACGAGATGGAAGGCCGGAATGGCCCCTTGGGGTGTCCATCCCAAAGGACGGTCGGCCAGGGCTTCCACCCGGTGCATGACCCCGACCACCAAAGGTTTCCCACAGACCGGGCAGAGATAATCCTTTGCCCGGGTTTGGCTTGGGGAATAGCAGATCCCGCAGATCCGATGGCCGTCAAAGTGATATTTCCCTTCTTCCGGGAAAAATTCGATAGTCGCCAAAAAGTGTTTGGGATTTTTCCCTTTGATGGTCTGGACGATGCTTTTGAAGGTCATCTCACACTGAAAGAGATTGGCTTCCCGGCCGATTTTAGCCGGTGAATGGGCATCGGAATTGGAGATGAGACTGATCCGGTCCAGGGCCGACCAGCGCCGGTTCATGGCCGGATCGGAAGAAAGGCCGGTTTCGATAGCAAAAATATGAGGGGTTTGTTCTTCAAAACATTCTTCCAGGCTGTCAAAACCGGAATGGGAACCAAAGACCGAAAACCAGGGGGTCCAGGCATGGGCCGGGACGACCAGGCATTCCGGATCTATATCCAGGGCTATTTTTACCAGGTCTTTGGCTGAGAAACCGAAAATAGGCCGGCCGTCGGAATGGATATTCCCGATGCGTCCCAAATGGAGATTAATTTTTTCTATCGACCGGATACTGGGGGCAAAGATCATCATGTGGACCCGGCGGCCCTTGCCGGCCTGGGTGTAAATGTGACTGGTCTCGGCCGTCAGGATAAACTGGACGGCCGGGGAATCGTCTCCTTTTGGCTTCAGGAGCCCTTGACCGGTTTCTTCCAGATCGTTTTTGATTTCTTCAAAGTAGGTCGGATGGGTGAAATCCCCGGTGCCCAGCAGGTTGATTCCCTTCAACCCGGCCCAATAGGCCATGGTCTTCAGGTGCATTTCTTTGCTGGTGGCCCGACTGTAGGCCGAATGGACGTGGAAGTCGGCAATAATTTTCATGATACCTTATAGTAGCGGTGACGGGGGTCGAGGGTCGGTAAAAAGCCTTATCTCGTCACTCGTCACTCGTCACTCGTCACACTTTCTACGGCCAGACCGTATGGACCTTTTTGTTTTTTTCCTCAATCTCTGTTTCCAGACTTCCCTTAAAAGTCTTCAAGGCCGAAGCCAGGGCCGGAGAATCCAAAGCCAGGATCTGGGCGGCCAGGATGGCGGCGTTTTTGGCCCCGGCGGCCCCGATGGCCATAGTGGCCACCGGAATGCCCGAAGGCATCTGGACCATGGCCAGCAGAGAATCCAAACCCTTCAAGGAAGAAGAATCTATCGGGACCCCGATAACCGGCAGGGTGGTTTCGGCAGCCAGAACCCCGGCCAAATGGGCGGCCGCCCCGGCCCCGGCAATCAAAACCTTAAAGCCTTTTTCTTCGGCCTTTCGGGCAAATTCAGCCGTCTTTTTAGGCGAGCGGTGGGCCGAAGAAATCATCAACTCATAAGGGATCTTAAACTCCCTTAAGGTCTTGGCCACTTTTTCCATAATCGGAAGGTCTGAATCGCTGCCCAGGACAATCCCCACCAGGGGGACGGTTTTAGCTTCCTTCCGGTCGTATTTCAGGGCCTTTTGTCCGATATCGCTACGATAATAAGCGGTCTCCCAATGAATCTTTTTAACGGCCTGGTAGGCGCGACGTATGGCCTGGGGGATATCCGCTCCCAGGGCCGTTACCCCAAGGACCCGCCCCCCATTGGTAACCACGGCCTTTTCTTTTAAGGTTGTCCCGGCCTGAAAGGCCGCCACATCTTCCAGGCCTTTAACTTTTTCCAACCCCTTGATGACATGTCCCTTTTGGTAGGTTCCGGGGTAGCCCTTTTCGGCCATGACCACACAGACCGCCGGGCGTTCATCCCAGGAAATTTTTATTTCATCCAAGGTTCCCTTGACCACGGCCTCAAAAATTTCCACGATGTCGCTTTGAAGCCGCATCAACAAAGGCTGGGCTTCGGGGTCTCCGAAACGCACATTAAATTCCAGGACCTTGATCCGGCCGTTGTTGATCATCAATCCGGCATAGAGCACTCCCTTGTAAATTCGGCCTTCTTTGGCCATGGCCCGGACCGTGGGGATCATGACCTGGTTCAGGGCCTCTTGGAAAAGAGTCTGGTCCAAGACCGGGGCCGGCGAATAGGCCCCCATTCCTCCGGTATTGGGTCCTTGATCGTTATCGAAAATGGCCTTGTGGTCCTGGGAGGAAGGCATGGGTACAACCGTTTGTCCATCGGAGAAGGCCAGAAAGGAGGCCTCCTCTCCGATCAGATATTCTTCCAAAAGGATTTTTTCCCCTGCTTCCCCAAAGGCCTTGTCGAGCATAATTAATTCGATGGCCGCCCTGGCCTCGTCCATGGTCTGGCAGATAATGACCCCCTTTCCGGCGGCCAGTCCGTCGGCCTTGACTACGACGGGGACCCCGATTTTCTCCAAACCGGCCAAGGCCGACTTGGGATCAGTGAAGGTCTTAAAGGACCCGGTGGGAATATTATATTTGACCATGAGGCGCTTGGAAAAATCTTTGCTGGCTTCCAGGATGGCGGCCTTTTTCCGGGGGCCGAAGACCATAAGCCCCTTCTTCTCAAAGGCATCGACCAACCCTTTGGTTAAGGGATCTTCGGGTCCAACCACGGTCAGGTCGATTTTCTCTGATTGGGCGAACCGGATCAGTGCCGGGACATCATCGGCTTTGATCGGTATACATTCGGCCAATTCTCTGATCCCGGCATTTCCAGGGGCACAATAGATCTTGGTAACCCTGGGGCTCTGGGCGATCTTCCAGACCAGGGCATGTTCCCGGCCGCCGCCGCCGATTACTAATATTTTCATGAAAGCCTCCGTTAATAAAACAAGGTGCACGGTGCAAGGTGTAAGGGGCAAGGTTTACGTTGCTAAAGTTAGGGTCTTGCCGTATACCCTACACCTTGGACCTTATACCTTCAAAAGAATTTTCCCTATCTCCTGCCAGTCGGCCACCCGGTGGTATTCATGCCGCCCTTTGTTCCAGGGCTGGTCAAAGACAATGGGGGTGATTCGATTTTCAGACAGCAGCCGGCAGGTATCCAGATGGTCGTCTACATAATAGGGGATACCCAGATCTTTCAAGATCCCCAATTTCAAATGATGTTCACGGGAAGAAATAACCCGGATATTTTGAGGGTCCACTTGCGACAGGGTGCGGGTCACCCAATCCCGGATAGGATCGAGCTTTTTGCGGGCGGTGATAAAAACCAGGGGATGTTTTTCGGCATATTCAGTCAGGACCCGAACCGAATGATCGATGGGATGCATCTCCAGGGCATAAGGGTAATCCAGGACTTTCTCAATTATCAGATCGATGATTTCCCGTTCGATCGGCAAACAGTCATAAAGATAATATTCGGTAAGGTCCTCATAGCGTATGGAATCAATGTTGTAGTGGTCCCGGGCCAAACGGATAAAGAGCTCCATGATGTTGCCGAAGACACCGTCGATATCAAAGGCCACCCGGCCGGGGACCTGCCTTAAAGAAAGGGTGTTATTCATGAAGGTTCATATCCGCCAAATAGCGCGTAATAGCCCCGTCATAGTGATGGGTCAGGCCGTAAACCTTTTTGGCTAAATAGAAACGGGTAGCCAAAGTAGTGTTACCCTGGGTTTTAAGTTCCCTAAGGACCTGGGGATAATCGGCCGGGTCGGTCAGGACCGACACATCCTGAAAATTTTTAGCAGCGGCCCGAAGCAGGGCCGGACCGCCGATATCGATATTTTCCATGGCCTCTTCCAGGGTGCATCCCGGTTTGGCCACGGTTTTTTCAAAGGCATAAAGGTTGACCACCAACAGGTCGATCGGTTCAATACCCAGAGATTCCATCTGTTCCAGGTGGTTGGGATCGTTCCGGCGTCCCAATAGCCCGCCGTGAATTTTAGGCTGAAGCGTTTTTACCCGGCCGTCCAATATCTCCGGAAAGCCCGTATAAGCGGAAACTTCGGTCACCGGGAGTCCTGCCTCCCGTAATGCCTTGGCCGTTCCACCGGTCGAAAGTATTTCAAATCCCAGGGCGACCAATTCCCGGGCCAGTTCGGTAATCCCGGACTTGTCCGTCACGCTGATCAAAGCCCGTTTTTGACTTGCCATATTCAATAGACCTCTTCTTAATTAAAGTTGGGCTATACTATCAGGGATGAACTTTAAGGTCAAGCAGGATCAAAATCTGGTAGTGGGTCGGTTTGAGAAGTTATTTTCTCAGGAGATCTCTTATTTTCTAAGCAGTCCAAAGTCCTTATAACTAAATGAAATTATTAAGACCTCGATTCGTTTCCGTCATTCCGGCCTCCGTCCCGGAGGGGACTACACCCCGAAGGGCGAAAGCCGGAATCAAATGTTTTATCATCACCATATGGCTTCTGGATGCCGGATCAAGCTCGGCATGGCGAAAGGACTTTAGACTCTTCAGTTATTTAAAACTATTGATAATTTAAACCATAGTGTTATATTTGATACCTTGTTTCATATGATCTCTTTCTTCCGGATTTTGTTTGGCAACTTTTAACCTTAGAAAGAGATCGTGCTTTATTCAAATCCTTTTTTGCCTCAACTTTTGAACGCTATTAAAGCTTTTATTGACAGGCAGTTAATAAAATGGTAATACTAATAAAGTTTACAAAGTACAATTTATTAATTATTACAAATGGTTGTTGTTAAAAATAAGGGAGAGGGTGACTAAAATGGCACGACCAATCAAAGTAACACCAAAATTAGATGCACAATCGGCTTGTGTCTTTTTGGGGAGAATGGTTAGCCAAAAAACCAGTGGACCAATCCCAACCCCCAAAATTAAACTTGCAATCCAAAAAATTAGAGAGGATGTTAAAAACAACAAGAAATAGTCTTGCAACGGAGAAATTTGTTCTAACTCGCCTCGAAAATCAAAAAGATTTTTGTTGTACCAATTTTTTTGATTGTGGCGATGAAGATTTAAACGAATTTTTTCAAAAAGATGCTTATAATCATCGGCTTGAACTTTTAACGCAAACTTTTTATTTACAAGATAAGGCCACAAGGAACTATTTATTACTTCCTGTGGCCTTTATTAGTTTTTTAAATGACAACATTCGCATTCCAGAGAACCATAAGACTGGAAAACTAAAAGATTTTTGGAAACACCTGAAGGATTCTGTCCCTGAACCCAAATTGCATTATTTATCTTATCCAGCAGTAAAAATAGCAAGGCTTGGGGTTAAAAAGGATCTCCAGGGGATGAATATTGGAACATATCTCCTAAATATGGTTAAAGAATTATTCTTAACCGACAACCGGACTGGTTGTCGATTTATTACGGTAGATGCTTACAATAGGGCTGAAGTGATTAAATTTTACGAAAAAAACGGTTTTATGTTTTTATGGGAAAAAGATAAGGCCAAAGAATCTCGCATAATGTATTTTGATTTAAAATTTTTTAATTTAAAATAATCCTAAAATTCCTCTATCCAGATGCCCTATTTATAAACGGTTTAGATTCTTCTAAGACGACCCTTGCTCTACCCAAGGCTTTCACGATCTATCTTGCCCAGCATCCCCGGTAACTTG
Coding sequences:
- the fabF gene encoding beta-ketoacyl-ACP synthase II gives rise to the protein MKRRVAITGLGIISPCGNNIPDFSANLLAGKSGVRRISSTYSNLLSVKIAAEVDFNPFDYFTKKQVSIMDRTGQFALAAASQAWKDSELSLEPKEKERAGVYIGSGMGGGNSIEEMYDQLFKQGADRVKPFTVLMVMNNASASHISIEYGLSGPCLTLSTACASSGNAIGEAFRQIRDGYVDLMIAGGTEAFLTYGCYRSWESLRILAEEDPEDPSKSCKPFSKNRTGLVMGEGAAMVVLEELERAVSRGAPIYAELLGYGSTSDALHLTRPSLEGQARAMSEGLQEAGLLPEKIDYINAHGTATQLNDLLETQAIKKVFGEYAYRIPVSSTKSMHGHTMGATGAIEFIASLLAIKNQAIPPTINLDHPDPECDLDFVPNNTRRGVQVKTVMSNSFAFGGTNAVLIAGKMDV
- a CDS encoding acyl carrier protein, coding for MPSTLEKLKELFAAKFEFDIEELKPTTVIEFLGIDSLDMIEFMFDIENEFNIKIPDREFKVTTIQDMVEAVDRFVLEQRAGS
- the purD gene encoding phosphoribosylamine--glycine ligase, which codes for MKILVIGGGGREHALVWKIAQSPRVTKIYCAPGNAGIRELAECIPIKADDVPALIRFAQSEKIDLTVVGPEDPLTKGLVDAFEKKGLMVFGPRKKAAILEASKDFSKRLMVKYNIPTGSFKTFTDPKSALAGLEKIGVPVVVKADGLAAGKGVIICQTMDEARAAIELIMLDKAFGEAGEKILLEEYLIGEEASFLAFSDGQTVVPMPSSQDHKAIFDNDQGPNTGGMGAYSPAPVLDQTLFQEALNQVMIPTVRAMAKEGRIYKGVLYAGLMINNGRIKVLEFNVRFGDPEAQPLLMRLQSDIVEIFEAVVKGTLDEIKISWDERPAVCVVMAEKGYPGTYQKGHVIKGLEKVKGLEDVAAFQAGTTLKEKAVVTNGGRVLGVTALGADIPQAIRRAYQAVKKIHWETAYYRSDIGQKALKYDRKEAKTVPLVGIVLGSDSDLPIMEKVAKTLREFKIPYELMISSAHRSPKKTAEFARKAEEKGFKVLIAGAGAAAHLAGVLAAETTLPVIGVPIDSSSLKGLDSLLAMVQMPSGIPVATMAIGAAGAKNAAILAAQILALDSPALASALKTFKGSLETEIEEKNKKVHTVWP
- a CDS encoding DNA helicase UvrD; this encodes MKIIADFHVHSAYSRATSKEMHLKTMAYWAGLKGINLLGTGDFTHPTYFEEIKNDLEETGQGLLKPKGDDSPAVQFILTAETSHIYTQAGKGRRVHMMIFAPSIRSIEKINLHLGRIGNIHSDGRPIFGFSAKDLVKIALDIDPECLVVPAHAWTPWFSVFGSHSGFDSLEECFEEQTPHIFAIETGLSSDPAMNRRWSALDRISLISNSDAHSPAKIGREANLFQCEMTFKSIVQTIKGKNPKHFLATIEFFPEEGKYHFDGHRICGICYSPSQTRAKDYLCPVCGKPLVVGVMHRVEALADRPLGWTPQGAIPAFHLVPLEEILAEVFEVGVQSRRIRKEYLRLIERGGSEFQILLDLPEEALRSFMEDRLVEGIMRVRQGRIGVKPGYDGVYGQVKLFKEDVPPSKFPSPQLNLF
- a CDS encoding GNAT family N-acetyltransferase; protein product: MLKTTRNSLATEKFVLTRLENQKDFCCTNFFDCGDEDLNEFFQKDAYNHRLELLTQTFYLQDKATRNYLLLPVAFISFLNDNIRIPENHKTGKLKDFWKHLKDSVPEPKLHYLSYPAVKIARLGVKKDLQGMNIGTYLLNMVKELFLTDNRTGCRFITVDAYNRAEVIKFYEKNGFMFLWEKDKAKESRIMYFDLKFFNLK
- a CDS encoding IMP cyclohydrolase, translated to MASQKRALISVTDKSGITELARELVALGFEILSTGGTAKALREAGLPVTEVSAYTGFPEILDGRVKTLQPKIHGGLLGRRNDPNHLEQMESLGIEPIDLLVVNLYAFEKTVAKPGCTLEEAMENIDIGGPALLRAAAKNFQDVSVLTDPADYPQVLRELKTQGNTTLATRFYLAKKVYGLTHHYDGAITRYLADMNLHE